From Homalodisca vitripennis isolate AUS2020 chromosome 1, UT_GWSS_2.1, whole genome shotgun sequence, the proteins below share one genomic window:
- the LOC124359213 gene encoding probable cytochrome P450 6a14, which yields MATNAAWFLGYFLLAVFSLLSLLYLYVASAFKYFEKRRIPYEPATFAIGNLWPVLSMKKSYNDFVFDLYKKHRTKKLVGIFQFFRKSVLIIDRELLRSVLVRDFQYFDGKSLHYNKELEPLTAHLFSLGGQQWKVLRAKITPLFSSNKTKGMFPIFIDAAHKLSEYVSQITEKNDEIECKDLFTRFSVDVTTSTAFGLDIDVASDKAATFKEMAGSIFSPSLGSMYRNSLWFYGGFIAKTFNLRIIPKKTHDFFFNLAKDTVEYRETNGNNRNDLLQPLIELKQGAKSGDEGINMTIEELAAQAYMFVLAGYETTSTALNFFLYEMAMNPEVQERIHAEVDAVEEITYDTLAGMEYLDMALDELHRKHAQLGFLSRTCTKDYQVPGTDYVIERGTEVLVSVQGLHKDPELFPEPERFIPERFSKENKGKIKPFSYMPYGEGPRYCAGQRFAQLMVKTGLAVMMKRFSVQTSPRTPNPMRYDPLAITLAAAGGMWLRLVDRQRV from the exons ATGGCTACTAACGCCGCTTGGTTTCTTGGTTACTTCCTGCTTGCAGTGTTTTCGCTTCTGTCTCTTCTTTATCTGTATGTCGCATCTGCGTTCAAGTACTTTGAAAAACGCAGAATACCTTATGAACCAGCCACATTTGCAATCGGTAACTTGTGGCCTGTCCTAAGCATGAAGAAATCCTACAACGATTTCGTGTTTGATTTGTATAAAAAGCATAGAACGAAAAAGTTGGTTGGGATTTTCCAGTTTTTCAGGAAGAGTGTATTAATTATTGACAGGGAACTGTTGCGAAGTGTTTTGGTGAGAGACTTTCAGTACTTTGATGGCAAGAGCCTTCATTATAACAAAGAGCTCGAGCCTCTAACAGCCCATCTGTTTTCCTTGGGTGGACAACAGTGGAAGGTTCTCAGAGCAAAAATAACACCGTTATTTTCGTCCAACAAAACTAAAGGGATGTTCCCGATTTTTATCGACGCCGCCCATAAACTGAGCGAGTACGTCTCCCAAATCACAGAGAAGAACGATGAGATTGAGTGTAAGGATCTGTTCACGAGATTCAGTGTGGACGTGACCACCAGCACTGCCTTCGGTCTTGACATCGACGTCGCCTCTGACAAGGCAGCAACATTCAAGGAGATGGCCGGGAGTATATTCTCCCCCTCTCTCGGCAGTATGTACCGAAACAGCCTCTGGTTCTATGGAGGATTCATCGCCAAGACATTCAATTTGAGAATCATCCCTAAGAAAACTCACGACTTTTTCTTTAACCTTGCCAAAGACACTGTTGAGTATAGAGAGACTAACGGAAATAACAGGAATGATCTCCTACAGCCGCTTATAGAACTCAAACAAGGAGCGAAATCTGGAGATGAAG GAATAAACATGACAATAGAAGAACTGGCAGCCCAGGCGTATATGTTCGTCTTGGCCGGTTATGAGACAACCTCTACCGCCTTGAACTTCTTCCTGTACGAGATGGCGATGAACCCAGAGGTACAGGAGCGGATCCACGCGGAGGTCGACGCTGTGGAGGAGATAACGTATGACACTCTGGCTGGCATGGAATATCTTGATATGGCTCTTGATG AATTACATCGGAAGCACGCACAACTAGGTTTCTTGAGCAGAACTTGCACAAAAGACTATCAAGTGCCTGGAACCGACTACGTGATAGAAAGAGGAACGGAGGTGTTGGTCTCTGTACAAGGCCTGCACAAGGACCCTGAACTGTTCCCTGAGCCGGAACGATTCATCCCGGAACGATTCAGCAAGGAGAATAAGGGCAAGATAAAACCGTTCTCGTACATGCCCTACGGCGAAGGTCCGAGATATTGCGcag GCCAGCGTTTTGCGCAGTTAATGGTCAAGACGGGACTGGCTGTCATGATGAAGCGCTTCTCAGTGCAGACGTCTCCCAGAACACCGAATCCAATGAGATACGATCCTTTGGCGATAACCTTGGCTGCGGCCGGGGGCATGTGGCTGCGTCTGGTCGATAGGCAGAGAGTTTAG